A region of Liolophura sinensis isolate JHLJ2023 chromosome 8, CUHK_Ljap_v2, whole genome shotgun sequence DNA encodes the following proteins:
- the LOC135473178 gene encoding adenylate kinase isoenzyme 6-like — MDVKAHGAMGPNILLTGTPGTGKTTLGVELSQKCAMNYFNIGEVAKQAELYEGWDEEYQCPVLDEDRVIDELDEGMRDGNNIVDYHGCDFFPERWFDIVFVLRTDTSHLYDRLQQRGYAGKKLEDNIQCEIFQTILEEAKESYKPEIVHELTSNTPDDLEENLEKIIAWIEQWKATH; from the exons GTACTCCAGGAACTGGGAAGACAACTCTGGGTGTAGAACTGTCGCAGAAATGTGCCATGAACTACTTCAACATTGGGGAAGTTGCGAAGCAGGCTGAGCTGTATGAGGGGTGGGATGAGGAGTACCAGTGTCCTGTGCTGGATGAGGACAGG GTTATAGATGAACTGGATGAGGGTATGAGAGATGGTAACAACATTGTGGATTATCATGGCTGTGACTTCTTCCCTGAACGCTGGTTTGACATTGTCTTTGTGCTGAGAACAGATACTTCCCATCTATATGATAGACTACAACAAAG AGGCTACGCTGGGAAGAAACTTGAAGACAACATTCAGTGTGAAATATTCCAGACAATCCTTGAGGAGGCTAAGGAATCGTACAAGCCCGAAATCGTTCATGAACTGACAAGCAACACACCAGATGACCTAGAGGAAAATTTAGAGAAAATTATTGCCTGGATAGAGCAATGGAAGGCCACTCACTAG